A stretch of Fusarium fujikuroi IMI 58289 draft genome, chromosome FFUJ_chr10 DNA encodes these proteins:
- a CDS encoding related to glutamine rich protein, nitrogen starvation-induced, which produces MSAQDYYGGGGGGYGQQQQQGGGSNHGSNQPSYDNRDQSYGQHQGGQYGGGPGQYPDGAGGPGGPGGPGGPDGERGLGATLAGGGAAGWAAHTAGSGLLGSLASAAAGAIGANFLEHKFKKHKKEKNRKHHRDGRPRAFTGDSTSSSDSDSGDERRRRKDDDLAYGKSQYDNSSRHGHGGGSHGGSSSYGGGGYGGRDQGYGGGRSYGGQGGYGGQGGYGQQGYGGTRY; this is translated from the exons ATGTCAGCTCAAGATTACtacggtggtggtggaggtggcTACggccagcagcaacagcaaggtGGTG GATCCAACCACGGCTCCAACCAGCCCAGCTACGACAACCGTGATCAATCGTACGGCCAACATCAAGGCGGACAATACGGCGGCGGACCTGGCCAATACCCCGACGGTGCAGGTGGTCCCGGCGGTCCGGGTGGCCCGGGAGGTCCGGACGGAGAGCGTGGACTAGGCGCTACACTCGCAGGAGGAGGTGCAGCCGGCTGGGCCGCTCACACAGCTGGCAGCGGTCTTCTAGGCAGTCTAGCCAGTGCCGCTGCTGGCGCCATTGGCGCAAACTTCCTCGAGcacaagttcaagaagcacaagaaggagaagaacaggaAGCACCACCGCGACGGACGCCCTCGAGCTTTCACCGGCGACTcaaccagcagcagtgaCTCCGACTCTGGTGATGAGCGACGTCGACGAAAGGACGATGACTTGGCCTACGGAAAGTCTCAGTATGACAACTCCTCTCGACATGGACATGGAGGCGGTTCTCATGGAGGCTCCAGCTCATACGGTGGAGGCGGCTATGGTGGCCGAGATCAGGGCTATGGTGGTGGTCGGAGCTACGGTGGCCAGGGCGGATACGGAGGTCAAGGCGGATATGGCCAGCAGGGCTACGGCGGTACCCGGTACTAA
- a CDS encoding related to cholesterol dehydrogenase, producing the protein MAATLFLVLLGLGVFFVALILYLLRTNRLLKETPHQVGRLRGEPWDPELLRKTYETLEKSPINFDGRLPPKLDRRYIVTGGNGLVGGYIVLQLLARGTLPRCIRIIDVRETERNDLREGLAAQVDFVQTDITSKPAVGNAFSKPWDPKIASLPLTVFHTAAVIIPGARSKYLYKFTEAVNIQGTKNVLAASRAVGADIFSSTSSASISIRPVEAFVVPWAEPKHYWQVMDTQDFDKPLRKHEEYFANYAVSKAIAERLVCAENEPSFRTGCIRPGNGIYGHPSDNPIGNLLARDVNQTWVPHIVQNFVHGANVSVAHLYHEAALAKENCTQAGKPFVVTDVGPPITFGDVYTAVEVLSVHPFRNVIVPPLVILFMTYIVEWFILLPYRLPFLKGMLPEVKGDLRTVQPGLITICTHLIASDAEARKPISEGGLGYKGVLTTLEGVVSVIMDWNRDHAGERTREGKKIYQGSLRLAEMLEEAGSSAPL; encoded by the exons ATGGCTGCTACactcttcttggtgttgcttgGACTAGGCGTCTTTTTTGTGGCTCTCATCCTCTATCTTCTGCGCACCAACCGGTTGCTGAAAGAGACGCCCCATCAGGTTGGACGACTGAGAGGCGAGCCCTGGGACCCAGAGCTACTGAGGAAAACCTACGAAACCCTTGAAAAGTCTCCAATAAACTTCGATGGGCGTTTACCTCCCAAACTAGATAGAAGATATATTGTCACCGGAGGCAATG GACTTGTTGGCGGATATATAGTTCTCCAGTTATTGGCTCGTGGGACACTCCCTAGGTGTATTCGAATCATCGATGTTCGAGAGACTGAGCGAAATGATCTTCGGGAAGGTCTCGCGGCTCAAGTGGACTTTGTGCAGACAGACATTACCTCCAAGCCTGCTGTTGGCAATGCTTTTTCTAAGCCGTGGGATCCGAAAATAGCATCTTTGCCACTCACAGTCTTCCATACAGCTGCTGTCATCATACCTGGAGCCAGGTCCAAGTATCTCTACAAGTTCACCGAGGCCGTCAATATACAGGGAACCAAGAACGTCTTGGCTGCTTCTCGTGCAGTCGGTGCCGATATCTTcagctcaacatcgtcaGCTTCGATATCCATCCGACCAGTCGAAGCCTTTGTAGTACCGTGGGCAGAGCCGAAGCACTATTGGCAGGTCATGGATACACAGGACTTTGATAAGCCATTACGGAAACATGAGGAATACTTTGCCAACTATGCTGTTTCGAAGGCCATTGCAGAACGTCTCGTGTGTGCTGAGAATGAACCGTCTTTTCGTACAGGATGCATTCGACCTGGGAATGGTATCTATGGTCATCCCTCTGATAATCCCATTGGCAATCTACTGGCTAGAGATGTCAATCAAAC CTGGGTCCCGCACATCGTACAGAACTTCGTTCATGGCGCCAACGTCAGCGTCGCCCATCTATATCATGAAGCTGCACTAGCAAAAGAGAATTGCACTCAGGCTGGTAAGCCGTTCGTTGTCACGGATGTTGGTCCGCCAATCACTTTCGGAGACGTTTATACCGCTGTGGAAGTCTTATCTGTTCACCCTTTTCGAAATGTTATCGTGCCGCCATTGGTCATCCTTTTTATGACGTATATCGTCGAATGGTTCATCTTACTTCCTTATCGCCTCCCATTTCTCAAAGGAATGCTTCCAGAGGTCAAAGGCGATCTCAGAACAGTTCAGCCCGGGCTCATCACCATCTGCACTCATTTGATAGCATCTGATGCTGAGGCTAGGAAGCCTATCTCTGAGGGCGGGCTAGGGTACAAAGGAGTTCTCACGACACTGGAAGGGGTTGTCTCAGTCATCATGGACTGGAACCGTGATCATGCAGGCGAACGGACtagagaaggaaagaagatctACCAAGGTTCCCTAAGACTAGCCGAGATGTTGGAAGAGGCTGGATCGTCTGCCCCTCTATAG
- a CDS encoding related to pathway-specific regulatory protein nit-4, which yields MDPQEARRLVPILPAQQTSGYIFGEDHSPGPSSPPHRLRKRVLVAVACEGCRRKKAKCDGRKPTCSRCFSKSEACSYETPSVPVAVQKKYDILLVENQQYRELFDAINKKSECEAQEIFNRLRSSDQPLAVLESMRQAEVLLPKPSTNTWGSDPRLAFFDQKAFESSVIQVPARPWTTVAGDGIVSELITDFFTWDNSYMFPVLDRITFVDEMRAGDDTEVKWCSPLLVNAICAKRCLMVERGKQFGVMTGRNLSEAFLAEAKSHFESEQGRPSIPTVQALLLIYLTMAATGKDRAGLIYRLTAYEMLKQLRLEARYKTAKNNVPPQTHDMMLTSKTLWGIFLLESRIAYFYNRPSTIPPPQVPKPFLSILTFTHKGNLDVLDRPWKDSSDLVPRPPGVLAAACSFSELLYEIMQYLTTSKFRRGSEEDIHARRLFFSRLIQLKHDIPRQLVVEQNLTPVTCFLRIDENLILYTLLQDMPIDIPFGVPYSSTVKDLCIQHCRHDTEIIGSFIKKWPTNLMIAHQLYISMQTMVPVLDDIAVQDLFTKSCRMAQLSSGSVRLSGVLLQATQAFVWAMEKFIPESARQHLEGLTQETVEKDLPMSFALPPRGEVMEVLASDENDQECSIWNLGTLIEKWAMLSMAGSRPSS from the exons ATGGATCCCCAGGAGGCAAGGAGGCTGGTCCCGATCCTGCCAGCTCAGCAGACCTCAGGGTACATCTTTGGGGAAGATCACTCGCCTGGCCCTTCATCACCACCTCACAGGCTTCGAAAGAGAGTCTTGGTCGCCGTGGCTTGCGAGGGATGCCGCCGAAAGAAAGCGAAA TGTGACGGCAGAAAGCCAACCTGCAGCCGTTGCTTCTCCAAAAGCGAGGCATGCTCGTACGAAACCCCATCTGTTCCTGTCGCCGTGCAGAAAAAGTACGACATCTTGCTAGTCGAGAATCAGCAGTATCGAGAACTGTTTGATGCCATAAATAAGAAGTCTGAGTGCGAGGCGCAGGAAATTTTCAACCGACTGAGAAGTTCGGATCAGCCCCTTGCTGTCCTCGAATCTATGAGACAGGCCGAAGTTCTGCTCCCGAAGCCTTCGACAAATACATGGGGTTCCGATCCTAGACTGGCATTTTTCGACCAGAAGGCATTCGAATCGAGTGTTATTCAGGTTCCTGCCAGGCCGTGGACAACAGTTGCTGGAGATGGAATTGTGTCAGAGCTAATAACGGACTTCTTCACTTGGGATAACTCCTATATGTTTCCCGTGCTCGATAGGATCACGTTCGTGGACGAGATGAGAGCGGGAGATGATACAGAAGTGAAATGGTGTTCTCCTTTGCTGGTAAATGCTATTTGCGCTAAGAGATGT CTGATGGTTGAACGAGGAAAACAATTCGGTGTTATGACAGGCCGTAACCTCTCCGAGGCCTTTCTCGCCGAGGCTAAGAGTCATTTTGAGTCTGAACAAGGCCGACCATCGATACCAACTGTCCAAGCGCTACTTCTGATATACCTTACCATGGCAGCCACGGGGAAAGACAGAGCTGGTCTGATTTACCGCCTCACAGCCTatgagatgctcaagcaACTCCGCTTGGAGGCGAGGTACAAGACAGCTAAGAATAACGTCCCACCTCAGACTCACGACATGATGTTGACATCGAAGACGCTTTGGGGAATATTCCTTTTAGAGAG TCGGATAGCTTATTTCTACAACAGGCCCTCTACTATTCCCCCACCTCAAGTCCCTAAACCCTTCCTATCCATCCTGACATTCACCCATAAAGGAAATCTGGATGTTCTTGACAGGCCTTGGAAAGATTCATCTGATCTTGTTCCTCGGCCACCTGGAGTATTGGCAGCTGCATGCTCATTTTCCGAACTTCTCTATGAGATCATGCAGTATCTCACAACTTCCAAGTTCAGACGGGGAAGTGAGGAGGATATTCATGCTAGACGGCTATTCTTTTCTCGCCTCATACAGCTGAAACATGACATACCTCGCCAGTTGGTCGTGGAGCAGAATCTTACACCAGTAACGTGTTTCTTAAG AATAGACGAGAACCTAATCCTATACACATTGCTTCAGGATATGCCTATCGACATACCATTTGGTGTCCCATACAGCTCGACAGTCAAGGACTTGTGCATTCAACACTGTCGTCACGATACCGAGATCATCGGGTCATTTATCAAGAAGTGGCCTACAAACCTAATGATAGCACATCAACTGTACATATCGATGCAAACGATGGTCCCCGTACTAGATGACATCGCGGTACAAGATCTGTTTACAAAAAGTTGTCGGATGGCGCAGTTGTCTTCTGGCAGCGTTAGACTCAGTGGAGTTCTCTTACAAGCGACTCAAGCCTTCGTCTGGGCTATGGAAAAATTCATCCCGGAATCTGCAAGGCAACATCTCGAAGGATTGACTCAAGAAACAGTTGAAAAGGACTTGCCAATGAGCTTTGCCTTGCCTCCCCGGGGAGAGGTCATGGAAGTCCTGGCTTCTGATGAAAACGACCAGGAATGCTCGATATGGAACTTGGGCACCTTGATCGAGAAATGGGCGATGCTATCGATGGCTGGAAGCAGACCATCGTCGTGA